In one window of Micromonospora cathayae DNA:
- a CDS encoding ribonuclease J — translation MTEAHIEAELPPPLPEGGLRIIPLGGLGAIGRNMTVFEYDGKLLIVDCGVLFPDVEQPGVDLILPDFAPILDRLDDIQAIVLTHGHEDHIGAVPYLLAHKQDIPLVGSQFTLGLVEAKLAERRIEPYTLTVREGGRERLGPFECEFFAVNHSIPDALAVAIRTPAGLVLHTGDFKMDQLPLDGRITDLAGFARLGAEGVDLLLSDSTNAEIPGFVTPEREIGPVLDSIFAKAKGRIIVASFASHVHRVQQVLDSAAEHDRKVALIGRSMVRNMGIARDLGLLNIPPGLVVGLDEATALPPERIVLMSTGSQGEPMSALGRMASGDHRHITIAPGDTVVLASSLVPGNETSVYRVINRLARAGAVVVHKDVAKVHVSGHAPAGELLYLLNVVRPSNLMPVHGEWRHLRAHARLGIESGVAPDRVVLCEDGDVVDLVEGRASLVGHVTSRYVYVDGLAVGDVGESLLTERRILGDGGFIACTVVVDSVTGKVVGGPTVSAKGFSEDPAAFNAVVPLVTEALNRAASDGITDPHQLQQIVRRTVGRWVNDAYRRRPMIVPFVVEV, via the coding sequence GTGACCGAGGCGCACATCGAGGCGGAACTACCCCCGCCGCTTCCGGAGGGTGGCCTGCGGATCATTCCGCTCGGCGGGCTCGGCGCCATCGGGCGGAACATGACCGTCTTCGAGTACGACGGCAAGCTGCTGATCGTCGACTGCGGGGTGCTCTTCCCGGACGTCGAGCAGCCCGGCGTCGACCTGATCCTGCCCGACTTCGCCCCCATCCTGGACCGGCTCGACGACATCCAGGCGATCGTGCTCACCCACGGGCACGAGGACCACATCGGCGCGGTGCCGTACCTGCTCGCCCACAAGCAGGACATTCCGCTGGTCGGCTCGCAGTTCACCCTCGGCCTGGTCGAGGCGAAGCTCGCCGAGCGGCGGATCGAGCCGTACACGCTGACCGTGCGGGAGGGCGGCCGGGAGCGGCTCGGCCCGTTCGAGTGCGAGTTCTTCGCGGTGAACCACTCCATCCCGGACGCTCTCGCGGTGGCCATCCGCACCCCGGCCGGGCTGGTGCTGCACACCGGCGACTTCAAGATGGACCAGTTGCCCCTCGACGGCCGGATCACCGACCTGGCCGGCTTCGCCCGGCTCGGCGCGGAGGGCGTCGACCTGCTGCTGTCGGACTCCACCAACGCGGAGATCCCCGGCTTCGTCACCCCGGAACGGGAGATCGGCCCGGTCCTGGACTCCATCTTCGCCAAGGCGAAGGGGCGGATCATCGTCGCCTCGTTCGCCTCGCACGTGCACCGGGTGCAGCAGGTGCTCGACTCGGCCGCCGAACACGACCGCAAGGTCGCCCTGATCGGCCGGTCCATGGTCCGCAACATGGGCATCGCCCGTGATCTCGGCCTGCTCAACATCCCGCCCGGCCTGGTGGTCGGGCTGGACGAGGCGACCGCGCTGCCGCCGGAGCGGATCGTGCTGATGTCCACCGGCTCGCAGGGCGAGCCGATGAGCGCGCTCGGCCGGATGGCCAGCGGCGACCACCGGCACATCACCATCGCCCCCGGCGACACCGTGGTACTGGCCAGCTCCCTGGTGCCCGGCAACGAGACCTCCGTCTACCGGGTGATCAACCGGCTGGCGCGGGCCGGCGCGGTGGTGGTGCACAAGGACGTCGCCAAGGTGCACGTCTCCGGGCACGCTCCCGCTGGTGAGCTGCTCTACCTGCTCAACGTGGTCCGGCCGAGCAACCTGATGCCGGTGCACGGCGAGTGGCGGCACCTGCGGGCGCACGCCCGGCTGGGCATCGAGTCCGGGGTGGCCCCGGACCGGGTGGTGCTCTGCGAGGACGGCGACGTGGTCGACCTGGTCGAGGGCCGCGCCAGCCTGGTCGGGCACGTCACCAGCCGGTACGTCTACGTCGACGGGCTGGCCGTCGGGGACGTCGGCGAGTCGCTGCTCACCGAGCGGCGGATTCTCGGCGACGGCGGGTTCATCGCCTGCACCGTCGTGGTCGACTCGGTCACCGGGAAGGTGGTCGGCGGGCCGACCGTCTCCGCGAAGGGCTTCTCCGAGGACCCGGCCGCGTTCAACGCGGTGGTCCCGCTGGTCACCGAGGCGCTCAACCGGGCCGCCTCGGACGGCATCACCGACCCGCACCAGCTCCAGCAGATCGTCCGGCGCACCGTCGGACGGTGGGTCAACGACGCGTACCGGCGGCGGCCGATGATCGTCCCGTTCGTGGTCGAGGTCTGA
- a CDS encoding isocitrate lyase/PEP mutase family protein, with amino-acid sequence MTEDLKNRAVLLRSLHRPGEPLVLANAWDVASACLVAAAGAAAVATTSAGVAWSLGAPDGDRLDRGRAIDLVARVAAAVPVPVTADIETGFADTPEGVAGAVREVLAAGAVGVNLEDGASDGPALRDTDEQCARLRAARRAADEVGVPLVVNARVDTYLRQIGDPADRLAATLRRAAAYRAAGADVIFVPGVVDEPTIGALVAGIDAPLNVLAGPTAPPVPELARLGVARVSLGSSLAGAAYGLVRRATMEVLGSGTYTALAGGVPYPELNALVEQG; translated from the coding sequence ATGACCGAGGACCTGAAGAACCGAGCCGTACTCCTGCGCTCCCTGCACCGTCCCGGTGAGCCGCTGGTGCTCGCCAACGCCTGGGACGTCGCCTCCGCCTGTCTCGTCGCCGCCGCGGGGGCGGCGGCGGTCGCCACCACCAGCGCCGGGGTGGCCTGGAGTCTCGGCGCACCCGACGGGGACCGGCTCGACCGGGGCCGGGCGATCGACCTGGTCGCCCGGGTCGCCGCGGCGGTGCCGGTACCGGTGACCGCCGACATCGAGACCGGCTTCGCCGACACCCCGGAGGGGGTGGCCGGGGCGGTCCGGGAGGTGCTGGCCGCCGGGGCGGTCGGCGTCAACCTGGAGGACGGCGCGTCGGACGGGCCGGCGCTACGGGACACCGACGAGCAGTGCGCCCGGCTCCGGGCCGCCCGGCGTGCCGCCGACGAGGTGGGCGTCCCGCTCGTCGTCAACGCCCGCGTCGACACCTACCTGCGGCAGATCGGTGACCCGGCGGACCGGTTGGCGGCCACGCTGCGCCGCGCGGCGGCGTACCGGGCGGCGGGGGCGGACGTGATCTTCGTACCGGGGGTGGTCGACGAGCCGACCATCGGCGCGCTGGTGGCGGGGATCGACGCGCCGCTGAACGTGCTGGCCGGACCGACCGCGCCGCCGGTGCCCGAGCTGGCCCGGCTCGGCGTGGCCCGGGTCAGTCTCGGCTCCTCGCTGGCCGGCGCCGCGTACGGGCTGGTCCGGCGGGCCACCATGGAGGTGCTGGGCAGCGGGACGTACACGGCGCTGGCCGGCGGGGTGCCGTACCCGGAGCTGAACGCCCTGGTGGAGCAGGGGTGA
- a CDS encoding YbjN domain-containing protein: MSGDAVASTGALASARDLPDGPAKIAELERIAAHADAAGQVRLGVDARFALIETCRYHGEAWRLVEPVRHCLAVVDHSPALLTGDEVELLRRYQRAAVEALPASPRVGLDQARALLDDLARRLDGTEPGLVAELRCRFADQLGDGSAAREWFARWRAAGPERDCPACVAVRQAELLTGWGEWTEAVRVLEPVLADPGDCTEQPEGALAAALLPYLRLGRSAEAGWAHVRAYRRHRRERTGFRYLPAHLVFCALDGHLARGLAILVDQVPRLAGPADERSVMEFAAAGALLCRLAGEAGVTRATALPDPLHRDQADPAGPAGTTDQTGTTGAAGTTAPTGRVTPTGRAAPPGTAGTAGRTGATEPDGPGGTTGRAGSTGSTGTDGRGGPVGRSGRTGRPAGTAERARTVGRGHESWPVDALGLGHATRLAEVFGLIRSPGTGGGRDVAALGAELLATATDLAGRFDARNGTGHQSGRITARLAERPRTGVPAPLPDDPEPDDPAQVGAEPEDVGADPDRPGAGRTVVGAGPTHPEPTGSGPAPTGGTAGGGVPADSRSDSSSSAGNTGSSAGSRGGTAGSRSSGDGTAGSAGEPVPLTVAMIVAAVERRGDRCAVDPTGTVVGRWGEAMIRFERVGTAGEILHARVVATRRLPARRRAEAYEFVNAWNRDRLQPKAYVHEVENGELVLAGDLTTDLAYGVAPTQVEVLVDAAVTTGVGYAEAVAALP, translated from the coding sequence GTGAGCGGCGACGCGGTGGCGTCGACCGGGGCGCTCGCCTCGGCGCGGGACCTGCCCGACGGCCCGGCGAAGATCGCCGAGCTGGAACGGATCGCCGCGCACGCCGACGCCGCCGGGCAGGTCCGGCTCGGCGTCGACGCGCGGTTCGCGCTGATCGAGACGTGCCGGTACCACGGCGAGGCGTGGCGGCTGGTCGAGCCGGTACGGCACTGTCTGGCCGTGGTGGACCACTCCCCCGCCCTGCTCACCGGCGACGAGGTCGAGCTGCTGCGCCGGTACCAGCGGGCCGCCGTCGAGGCGCTGCCCGCCAGTCCCCGGGTCGGTCTGGACCAGGCGCGCGCCCTCCTCGACGACCTGGCCCGGCGGTTGGACGGCACGGAGCCGGGGCTGGTGGCCGAGTTGCGCTGCCGGTTCGCCGACCAGCTCGGGGACGGGTCGGCCGCCCGGGAGTGGTTCGCCCGGTGGCGGGCCGCCGGCCCGGAGCGGGACTGTCCGGCCTGCGTGGCGGTACGGCAGGCCGAGCTGCTCACCGGCTGGGGCGAGTGGACCGAGGCGGTACGGGTGCTGGAACCGGTGCTGGCCGATCCCGGGGACTGCACCGAGCAGCCGGAGGGGGCGCTGGCCGCAGCACTCCTGCCGTACCTGCGGCTGGGCCGGTCGGCGGAGGCGGGGTGGGCGCACGTGCGCGCGTACCGCCGGCACCGGCGGGAGCGGACCGGGTTCCGGTACCTGCCGGCGCATCTGGTGTTCTGCGCGCTCGACGGGCACCTGGCGCGGGGCCTGGCGATCCTGGTCGACCAGGTGCCCCGGCTGGCCGGCCCGGCCGACGAACGGTCGGTGATGGAGTTCGCCGCCGCCGGGGCGCTGCTGTGCCGGCTGGCCGGCGAGGCCGGCGTGACGCGGGCGACCGCGCTGCCCGACCCGCTGCACCGGGACCAGGCGGATCCGGCAGGTCCGGCGGGGACGACGGACCAGACCGGGACGACGGGGGCAGCCGGGACGACGGCTCCGACCGGGCGGGTGACTCCGACCGGTCGGGCCGCTCCGCCCGGGACGGCCGGGACGGCGGGCCGGACCGGGGCGACGGAGCCGGACGGGCCGGGTGGGACCACGGGCCGGGCCGGGTCGACCGGGTCGACCGGGACGGACGGGCGGGGCGGACCGGTCGGCCGTTCCGGTCGGACGGGTCGACCGGCGGGTACCGCCGAGCGGGCCCGGACCGTCGGGCGGGGGCACGAGTCGTGGCCGGTGGACGCGCTCGGCCTGGGACACGCGACCCGGCTGGCCGAGGTGTTCGGGCTGATCCGGTCGCCCGGCACCGGTGGCGGACGGGACGTCGCGGCGCTCGGCGCGGAACTGCTCGCCACCGCCACCGACCTCGCCGGACGCTTCGACGCCCGCAACGGCACCGGTCACCAGTCCGGCCGGATCACCGCCCGGTTGGCCGAACGGCCCCGTACCGGTGTCCCGGCCCCGCTGCCGGACGACCCGGAACCGGACGACCCCGCTCAGGTCGGAGCGGAACCGGAGGACGTCGGAGCCGACCCTGACCGGCCGGGAGCGGGTCGGACCGTCGTCGGGGCCGGGCCGACCCACCCGGAACCGACCGGCAGCGGGCCGGCACCGACCGGCGGCACAGCCGGTGGCGGCGTACCGGCCGACAGCCGGAGCGACAGCAGCAGCTCGGCCGGGAACACGGGCAGCTCGGCCGGGAGCCGGGGCGGGACGGCCGGCAGCCGGAGCAGCGGAGATGGCACGGCCGGGTCGGCCGGGGAGCCGGTGCCGCTCACCGTCGCCATGATCGTCGCTGCGGTGGAACGGCGCGGGGACCGGTGCGCGGTCGATCCGACGGGCACCGTGGTGGGCCGCTGGGGGGAGGCGATGATCCGGTTCGAACGGGTCGGGACGGCCGGCGAGATCCTGCACGCCCGGGTGGTCGCCACCCGCCGGCTGCCGGCCCGCCGCCGCGCCGAGGCGTACGAGTTCGTCAACGCCTGGAACCGGGACCGGTTGCAGCCCAAGGCGTACGTGCACGAGGTGGAGAACGGCGAGCTGGTCCTCGCCGGGGACCTCACCACTGACCTGGCGTACGGGGTCGCCCCGACGCAGGTGGAGGTGCTGGTCGACGCGGCGGTCACCACCGGCGTCGGGTACGCCGAGGCGGTCGCCGCCCTACCCTGA
- a CDS encoding YbjN domain-containing protein, with protein sequence MTPPEIEDGPAGPLAGHPQTLRPLTAELVAAVLATRGYVCRPDADGNLVGRWGESLVWFRRLGAAGEVLQVRTVTGPLFPIDDVPVLHDFCNDWNHDRYWPKAFVLVDDDGRARVCGEVITDLERGVTPHQLDQLLDRGVEAGCRLADAVAALAEGASA encoded by the coding sequence ATGACGCCGCCGGAGATCGAGGACGGCCCGGCCGGCCCGCTGGCCGGGCACCCCCAGACGTTGCGGCCGTTGACCGCCGAGCTGGTCGCGGCGGTGCTGGCGACCCGGGGGTACGTGTGCCGCCCGGACGCCGACGGGAACCTGGTCGGCCGGTGGGGGGAGAGCCTGGTCTGGTTCCGGCGGCTGGGCGCGGCCGGCGAGGTGCTCCAGGTACGCACGGTGACCGGCCCGCTGTTCCCCATCGACGACGTCCCGGTGTTACACGACTTCTGCAACGACTGGAACCACGACCGGTACTGGCCGAAGGCGTTCGTGCTGGTCGACGACGACGGGCGGGCCCGGGTCTGCGGCGAGGTGATCACCGACCTGGAGCGCGGGGTCACCCCGCACCAGCTCGACCAGTTGCTCGACCGGGGGGTCGAGGCCGGCTGCCGGCTGGCCGACGCCGTCGCCGCGCTGGCCGAGGGGGCGTCGGCGTGA
- a CDS encoding FtsK/SpoIIIE family DNA translocase has protein sequence MGVAHGVGWTFRTVGRQAATAREVGPEHRRDGAGLLLFGLAILSAVAIWFSGAGPVGAQLADTVRLFLGAISIVLPVLLMIGAWRMMREPADPAHRGRGLVGWGSMLVATAAVLHIGQHPVDQVQRDYAGGLVGAGVGGLLERAVTAWVAVPLLILLLVFGLLVVTATPINKIPERLGLLTGGVLGVPPTPATDEEPAEVVEKPARRRPRKAAAAPLPPEPPELTDPYDEDVDLQETVVLPRKAPARVPAARRKPEPPEHSPPPTRAEQLALTGLSGDYTLPPANLLSGGAAPKTRSKANDEVIAALTGVFDQFGVDAEVTGFTRGPTVTRYEVELGPGVKVERITQLSRNIAYAVKSPDVRILSPIPGKSAVGVEIPNTDPENVALGDVLRSRAATSDHHPMVVALGKDIEGGFVVANLAKMPHILIAGATGAGKSSCLNTLLVSILTRATPDEVRLLLIDPKRVEMTGYEGIPHLVTPIVTNAKKAADSLEWVVREMDMRYDDLAANGVRHIDDFNRKVRTGEITAPPGSEREMKPYPYLLVIVDELADLMMVAPRDVEDSVVRITQLARAAGIHLVLATQRPSVDVVTGLIKANVPSRLAFATSSLADSRVILDQPGAEKLLGRGDGLFLPMGASKPIRIQGAWVTEREIADVVKFCKDQREPEFRPDVLAPAQDNKKKIDEEIGDDLDLLVQAIELVVTSQFGSTSMLQRKLRVGFAKAGRLMDLMETRGVVGPSEGSKARDVLVKPDELEEVLAGLRGDDD, from the coding sequence ATGGGCGTGGCGCACGGGGTCGGCTGGACGTTCCGCACCGTCGGCCGGCAGGCCGCCACCGCCCGGGAGGTCGGTCCGGAGCACCGCCGGGACGGTGCCGGGCTGCTCCTGTTCGGACTGGCCATCCTCAGCGCGGTGGCGATCTGGTTCTCCGGTGCCGGCCCGGTCGGCGCGCAGCTCGCCGACACCGTCCGGCTGTTCCTCGGGGCGATCTCCATCGTGCTGCCCGTACTGCTGATGATCGGCGCGTGGCGGATGATGCGGGAGCCGGCCGACCCGGCGCACCGGGGGCGCGGGCTGGTCGGCTGGGGCTCCATGCTGGTCGCCACCGCCGCCGTGCTGCACATCGGACAGCACCCGGTCGACCAGGTACAGCGGGACTACGCCGGTGGCCTGGTCGGCGCGGGCGTGGGTGGGCTGCTGGAACGCGCGGTCACCGCCTGGGTGGCGGTGCCGTTGCTGATCCTGCTGCTGGTGTTCGGTCTGCTGGTGGTCACCGCCACCCCGATCAACAAGATCCCCGAGCGGCTCGGTCTGCTCACCGGCGGGGTGCTCGGGGTGCCGCCGACGCCGGCCACCGACGAGGAGCCGGCGGAGGTGGTGGAGAAGCCGGCCCGCCGCCGCCCGCGCAAGGCCGCCGCCGCGCCGCTGCCGCCGGAGCCGCCGGAGCTGACCGACCCGTACGACGAGGACGTCGACCTCCAGGAGACGGTGGTCCTGCCGCGCAAGGCCCCGGCCCGGGTGCCCGCCGCCAGGCGGAAGCCGGAGCCACCGGAGCACTCGCCGCCGCCCACCCGGGCCGAGCAGCTGGCGCTGACCGGGCTCTCCGGCGACTACACCCTGCCACCGGCGAACCTGCTCAGCGGCGGGGCCGCACCGAAGACCCGGAGCAAGGCCAACGACGAGGTGATCGCCGCGCTGACCGGGGTGTTCGACCAGTTCGGGGTGGACGCCGAGGTCACCGGCTTCACCCGGGGCCCGACGGTCACCCGGTACGAGGTGGAACTCGGCCCGGGGGTGAAGGTCGAGCGGATCACCCAGCTGTCCCGCAACATCGCGTACGCGGTGAAGTCCCCGGACGTGCGGATCCTCAGCCCGATCCCGGGCAAGAGCGCGGTCGGCGTGGAGATCCCGAACACCGACCCGGAGAACGTCGCCCTCGGTGACGTGCTGCGGTCCCGGGCGGCCACCAGCGACCACCATCCGATGGTGGTGGCCCTCGGCAAGGACATCGAGGGCGGTTTCGTGGTCGCCAACCTCGCGAAGATGCCGCACATCCTGATCGCCGGGGCCACCGGCGCCGGCAAGTCGAGCTGCCTCAATACCTTGCTGGTGTCCATCCTGACCAGGGCCACCCCGGACGAGGTACGGCTGCTGCTGATCGACCCGAAGCGGGTCGAGATGACCGGCTACGAGGGCATCCCGCACCTGGTCACGCCGATCGTGACCAACGCGAAGAAGGCCGCCGACTCGCTCGAGTGGGTGGTCCGCGAGATGGACATGCGCTACGACGACCTCGCCGCCAACGGGGTCCGGCACATCGACGACTTCAACCGCAAGGTCCGCACCGGCGAGATCACCGCCCCGCCCGGCAGCGAACGGGAGATGAAGCCGTACCCGTACCTGCTGGTGATCGTGGACGAGCTGGCCGACCTGATGATGGTCGCCCCCCGGGACGTGGAGGACTCGGTGGTCCGGATCACCCAGCTCGCCCGGGCCGCCGGCATCCACCTGGTCCTCGCCACCCAGCGCCCCTCGGTCGACGTGGTGACCGGCCTGATCAAGGCCAACGTGCCGTCCCGGCTGGCCTTCGCCACCTCCTCGCTCGCCGACTCGCGGGTCATCCTGGACCAGCCCGGCGCGGAGAAGCTGCTCGGTCGGGGTGACGGCCTGTTCCTGCCGATGGGCGCGTCGAAGCCGATCCGGATCCAGGGCGCCTGGGTCACCGAACGTGAGATCGCCGACGTGGTGAAGTTCTGCAAGGACCAGCGGGAGCCGGAGTTCCGTCCGGACGTGCTCGCCCCGGCGCAGGACAACAAGAAGAAGATCGACGAGGAGATCGGCGACGACCTGGACCTGCTGGTGCAGGCGATCGAGCTGGTGGTCACCTCGCAGTTCGGCTCGACCTCAATGCTCCAGCGCAAGCTGCGGGTCGGCTTCGCCAAGGCCGGCCGGCTGATGGACCTGATGGAGACCCGGGGCGTGGTCGGCCCGTCCGAGGGTTCCAAGGCCCGTGACGTGCTGGTCAAGCCGGACGAGCTGGAGGAGGTCCTGGCCGGCCTGCGCGGCGACGACGACTGA
- a CDS encoding DMT family transporter — MAWLVLVVSGLLETAWAIALDRSAGFTRLVPSVVFLVTAALSMVGLSYALREIPVGTGYVVWVGIGAVGTALVGILALGESASLPRLLSLLLVVAGVIGLKVFH; from the coding sequence ATGGCCTGGCTCGTACTGGTGGTCTCCGGTCTGTTGGAGACGGCGTGGGCGATCGCCCTGGACCGCAGCGCCGGCTTCACCCGGCTGGTGCCCTCGGTCGTCTTCCTGGTCACCGCCGCGTTGAGCATGGTCGGCCTGTCGTACGCCCTGCGGGAGATCCCGGTCGGCACCGGCTACGTGGTGTGGGTGGGAATCGGGGCGGTCGGCACCGCGCTGGTCGGCATCCTGGCGCTCGGTGAGTCGGCCAGCCTGCCACGGCTGCTGTCCCTGCTGCTGGTGGTGGCCGGAGTGATCGGCCTGAAGGTGTTCCACTGA
- a CDS encoding ornithine cyclodeaminase family protein, with amino-acid sequence MALLFSDREVAAVLDAGRTVDAMRAALLAAHRGQLVAPPRASAPLGGGRMVLTAGHLTGEWYGFRSYDTFGHPESEQLVVLHDGRTGAVRAVGVGTELGSRRTGGLGGVAVDALARPDAATLGVLGSGGQAWTQVWAAAAVRPLREVTVHSPTPAHRERFAARVRAELGVPARAVATPAGAVRDRDVVVLATTSPTPVFDVRDLAPGSHVTTVGFKQRGRAEFGTDLLDAADLLVTDSPAQAGAYDPPMLAALPPYAGRLVDLGAVLAGAAPGRAARDDVTVFCSVGLAGTEVFLLDRLVQLAAASAVV; translated from the coding sequence ATGGCTCTGCTCTTCTCCGACCGGGAGGTCGCCGCCGTCCTCGACGCGGGCCGGACCGTCGACGCGATGCGTGCCGCGCTGCTGGCCGCCCACCGGGGCCAACTGGTCGCCCCGCCCCGGGCGTCCGCCCCGTTGGGCGGGGGCCGGATGGTGCTCACCGCCGGGCACCTCACCGGCGAGTGGTACGGCTTCCGCTCGTACGACACCTTCGGCCACCCGGAGTCGGAGCAGCTCGTGGTGCTCCACGACGGACGGACCGGGGCGGTACGGGCGGTCGGCGTCGGTACCGAGCTGGGCTCCCGACGCACCGGCGGACTGGGCGGGGTCGCGGTGGACGCGCTGGCCCGCCCGGACGCGGCCACCCTCGGGGTGCTGGGCTCCGGTGGGCAGGCGTGGACCCAGGTGTGGGCCGCGGCGGCGGTCCGCCCGTTGCGCGAGGTGACCGTGCACAGTCCCACCCCGGCGCACCGGGAACGGTTCGCCGCCCGGGTCCGGGCCGAGCTGGGCGTACCGGCCCGCGCGGTGGCGACACCGGCCGGGGCGGTCCGGGACCGGGACGTGGTGGTGCTCGCCACCACCAGCCCGACCCCGGTGTTCGACGTCCGGGACCTCGCCCCCGGCAGCCACGTCACCACGGTCGGCTTCAAGCAGCGCGGACGCGCCGAGTTCGGCACCGACCTGCTGGACGCCGCCGACCTGCTGGTCACCGACTCGCCCGCCCAGGCCGGGGCGTACGACCCGCCGATGCTGGCCGCGCTGCCCCCGTACGCCGGGCGGCTGGTCGACCTGGGTGCGGTGCTGGCCGGCGCGGCACCCGGCCGGGCCGCCCGGGACGACGTCACCGTGTTCTGCTCGGTGGGGCTGGCCGGCACCGAGGTCTTCCTCCTGGACCGGCTGGTGCAGCTCGCCGCCGCGTCGGCGGTGGTGTGA
- the rimO gene encoding 30S ribosomal protein S12 methylthiotransferase RimO, whose product MSATSPSPADGRRVALLTLGCARNEVDSEELAARLHADGWQVTTDGEGADVVVVNTCGFVAKAKQDSIQTLLAAADTGAKVVAAGCMAERYGRELADSLPEAQAVLSFDDYPDISARLDSVLAGETVAAHTPRDRRELLPLTPVARRDSAVSLPGHGSPTRVAPEADAHTPAHLRQVLRRRLETGPVASLKLASGCDRRCAFCAIPAFRGAFVSRTPDELLAEAEWLAKTGVRELVLVSENSTSYGKDLGDPRALEKLLPQLAAIDGIVRVRASYLQPAETRPGLVEVIATTPGVAAYFDLSFQHSSEPVLRRMRRFGSTDRFLELLASARALAPEAGARSNFIVGFPGETRADVAELERFLTEARLDAIGVFDYSDEDGTEAAGMSGKVSAATVKRRYDRLSALADELCSQRAEDRLGSRVEVLVDSVDGGVVEGRAAHQAPEVDGSTTLVSPDGVGVDLAALRPGDLVRATVTGTEGVDLIAVPDEMISAAPGAAR is encoded by the coding sequence GTGTCTGCCACCTCCCCTTCCCCCGCTGACGGTCGCCGGGTCGCGCTGCTGACGCTGGGTTGTGCCCGCAACGAGGTCGACTCGGAGGAGTTGGCCGCCCGCCTGCACGCCGACGGCTGGCAGGTGACCACCGACGGCGAGGGCGCCGACGTGGTGGTCGTGAACACCTGCGGTTTCGTGGCGAAGGCCAAGCAGGACTCGATCCAGACCCTGCTGGCCGCCGCCGACACCGGCGCGAAGGTCGTCGCGGCCGGCTGCATGGCCGAGCGGTACGGCCGGGAGCTGGCCGACAGCCTGCCGGAGGCGCAGGCCGTGCTCAGCTTCGACGACTACCCGGACATCTCGGCCCGGCTCGACTCGGTGCTGGCCGGGGAGACGGTCGCCGCGCACACCCCCCGGGACCGCCGCGAGCTGCTGCCGCTGACCCCGGTGGCCCGCCGCGACAGCGCGGTGTCGCTGCCCGGTCACGGTTCCCCGACCCGGGTCGCCCCGGAGGCCGACGCGCACACCCCGGCGCACCTGCGGCAGGTGCTGCGCCGTCGGCTGGAGACCGGCCCGGTCGCCTCGCTGAAGCTGGCCAGTGGTTGCGACCGCCGCTGCGCGTTCTGCGCCATCCCCGCCTTCCGCGGCGCGTTCGTCTCCCGTACGCCGGACGAGCTGCTCGCCGAGGCGGAGTGGCTGGCCAAGACCGGGGTCCGGGAGCTGGTGCTGGTCAGCGAGAACTCCACCTCGTACGGCAAGGACCTGGGCGACCCCCGGGCGCTGGAGAAGCTGTTGCCGCAGCTCGCCGCGATCGACGGCATCGTCCGGGTCCGGGCCAGCTACCTCCAGCCCGCCGAGACCCGGCCCGGCCTGGTCGAGGTGATCGCCACCACCCCGGGCGTGGCCGCGTACTTCGACCTGTCGTTCCAGCACTCCAGTGAGCCGGTGCTGCGCCGGATGCGCCGGTTCGGCTCCACCGACCGTTTCCTGGAACTGCTCGCCAGCGCCCGCGCCCTGGCCCCCGAGGCGGGCGCGCGGAGCAACTTCATCGTCGGTTTCCCCGGCGAGACCCGGGCCGACGTGGCCGAGCTGGAGCGCTTCCTCACCGAGGCCCGGCTCGACGCGATCGGCGTGTTCGACTACAGCGACGAGGACGGCACCGAGGCCGCCGGGATGTCCGGCAAGGTCTCCGCCGCGACCGTCAAGCGCCGGTACGACCGGCTCAGCGCCCTCGCCGACGAACTCTGCTCGCAGCGCGCCGAGGACCGGCTCGGCTCCCGGGTGGAGGTGCTGGTCGACTCGGTCGACGGCGGTGTGGTCGAGGGCCGGGCCGCCCACCAGGCCCCGGAGGTGGACGGCTCCACCACCCTGGTCTCGCCGGACGGTGTCGGGGTGGACCTGGCCGCGCTGCGCCCGGGTGATCTGGTCCGGGCGACGGTGACCGGCACCGAAGGGGTGGACCTGATCGCGGTCCCGGATGAGATGATCTCGGCGGCGCCCGGCGCGGCACGGTGA